A genomic stretch from Erigeron canadensis isolate Cc75 chromosome 9, C_canadensis_v1, whole genome shotgun sequence includes:
- the LOC122582910 gene encoding glucan endo-1,3-beta-glucosidase A-like — MAAKFLLLSMLFLKLLIFSDAQSVVGVCNGMVGDNLPSKQAVVDLYKNKGITKMRIYGPDNETLTYLKGTNIELILDVPNNDLESVAAGGAKDWVKNNILSYPGVNFRYISVGNEVDPNKDETKGFVTYVLPAMNNVQQALRDEGRTEIKVSTATYTGLLKDAHPPSNCTFRDEQFIGPIITFLAENNSPMLANIYPYFAYKDNPRDIKLSFALFTQGVEGQDYSNLFDAMYDAHYAAQARLGGTNVPIVVSESGWPSDQGFGATVENAGTYYRNLIAHVKSAKGTPLRPGISIETYLFAMFDENQKPNDPSEQYFGVFTHDQMPKYHLSF; from the coding sequence GCGCAATCGGTCGTAGGTGTTTGTAACGGGATGGTCGGAGATAATTTACCTTCCAAACAAGCCGTGGTAGATCTTTACAAAAATAAAGGCATAACCAAGATGCGGATCTATGGTCCTGATAACGAAACTCTTACCTATCTCAAGGGCACCAATATTGAACTTATTCTCGACGTTCCAAACAATGATCTTGAATCCGTAGCCGCTGGTGGAGCAAAAGATTGGgttaaaaacaacattttaagTTACCCTGGAGTCAACTTTCGATATATCTCTGTTGGAAACGAAGTCGATCCCAATAAAGACGAAACAAAAGGTTTTGTTACTTATGTACTTCCAGCAATGAATAATGTTCAACAAGCCCTTAGAGATGAGGGCCGTACAGAAATTAAGGTCTCAACCGCAACCTACACAGGTCTTTTAAAAGACGCACATCCGCCTAGTAATTGTACATTCCGTGATGAACAATTTATCGGGCCCATTATTACCTTTTTAGCCGAAAACAACTCGCCAATGCTTGCTAATATCTATCCTTACTTTGCTTATAAAGACAACCCTAGGGATATAAAACTCTCATTTGCACTTTTTACCCAAGGGGTAGAAGGTCAAGATTACTCTAACCTTTTCGATGCAATGTATGATGCTCATTATGCGGCTCAAGCACGTCTTGGTGGAACTAATGTGCCTATTGTTGTGTCCGAAAGTGGATGGCCGTCCGACCAAGGCTTTGGAGCAACGGTTGAAAATGCAGGAACTTACTATAGAAATTTGATTGCACATGTCAAGAGTGCAAAAGGGACACCTTTAAGGCCAGGAATATCTATAGAGACATATTTGTTTGCGATGTTTGATGAAAATCAAAAACCGAACGATCCGTCAGAACAATATTTTGGGGTCTTTACTCACGATCAAATGCCCAAGTATCACCTAAGTTTTTGA